In Haliotis asinina isolate JCU_RB_2024 chromosome 15, JCU_Hal_asi_v2, whole genome shotgun sequence, the sequence taaataatccagtgctcaacaacatgagcatcaatctgcgcaattgggaaccgatgacatgtgtcaaccaagtcagcgagcctgaccacccgatcccgttagtcacctttaaCGGGCGACGGTCAGTTGGTATACGACGCCGTGACAACCTGATAACAACAAGCACGTGCAAAAAACGCGAAGTGGGGGTGAGAGGAGGGGGCACGAGTGCGTGCGAGTTGATCAGGTTGCACATcaacagtgaatgagtttagttttacgcggcagCAAATCAGCAGCTCTACACAGAAGTCTCATTGCCATAAATCAGAGCACAACAAATGAACACCATGGACATGTTGGGTCCTAATTTTGTGTACTGGTTTCATAACACCAGCAATTCCAACCTGTTAATGGCAAATTAAAGGATCATTGAATATGTTTCATATCATAACATATCACTCATCCTTTGAAAGAATGTAAACACGGACGTATGaactttcaaaataaaaaatacctCATATGAGCTGACTCGCCACGCAGACATCACCCGTGACTGTAAATGTCCTTCCTTGTACAACCGCGCGTGCAGCATGCCGAACCCTTACGTAATCAGACAGAGCACACTGTCACCCAGTCAAGACTGGGTTTGTCAGTGTCTGTTGTCTGTGTTTCTAAACTGTGGTCTGTAAACTATCGAGTCAAAGCCAGGTAAATTAGCGGTGATTCTCTCTAAATGCAATAACTGTACAGGTAGTTTGTGTACAGGTAAGAGGACCTGGTAGTGTATGTCACTAAACGTGGTTAGATGGTTAGTTCATCCGTTCGATGTCCCACAGAAGTACGATGTCTGAAGTCCAATTCTGGCGACGTCAGCTgttttattgctggaatattcctaaaagcgtagtaaaactaaagtcactcacttctGACAAATGTCAGttcaacataacataacatcatGGGAAACTTAACGTCCAAACACGCAAACACGATACCCCTGTGAAATTTAACATCCCCAATCacatattgtttgtttcataGCCACCAAGAGACATGGGCGTATAATTTCTTTACGTTTACCTTTTTAGTCTCTATGAAATAAAGACAGGGTTATACAGTGGCGGTGTGAACTACACTTCTAACAACGGCACTGCATAGCGTCTCACATACCACTGAAGCCAGTTCATACAAGAAAGAATGAGAAAAGCGCTGTGTTATCACAATAAGCACATCTTATTGGCATTTCACccttatatattttcaaatcctACGGACTCTGAATCTGCAAGGTAACATAAGAGGGCACTTAAACCATTGCTGCACTTGACGCAGGGCAGGTGAAAATCATGGAAGTCAGTCACATGCAGTTGTTTTGAAGATACCTGATACCTGTTCCTGAATAACAGTTTAAAAATAAATCGCTTTTGCTTATTCAAAATGCGTTTATCTTGCTTTGTGAAAACAGGATGCATATTTGTAGTGCTACTTTTAATCAATTATTTGACCAGAGGCCATATCGATGAAGCCACACCAACGTCTTATGCATAACAGCTGTAATACTATGTCCATAATGATAGTTGGTGGGTTTTATTTTTacaccgcttctagcaatatttcagcaatatcacggcgagggacaccacaAATAGGTCTCAGGCAATGAACCCATGCTCTGCTTTCTAGGGTGACGCAGACTGTCATTCAACACCGTTGTCTCAGTGTGACTCATTTTCTCCTTacgaaatttaaaaaaaaacacgtcCTCAAGTGAATGGGATATGTATACTTAATACTTACTCCAACCTGTCACCCCTATATTCAGAATACTAAAGTTCCGTTCGTGTTATGCAATTAAATGTAAGCGAGTAAACAGTGCATGGTTGACCATCTAGCGACATGGCTGCTTCACCGACGTTGGCCATTGTCGACTACGTCGTGATTGCAGCAACGCTGGCCGTGCCGTTGGGTATGGGTGTCTATCTTGCCGTTAAAAGAAGGAAAATTAATACTAAGGAAGAATATCTTCTCGGAGGAAGGAAACTGCACGTGCTTCCCGTTGCATTGTCGTTGTTTGTGACGTTCATGTCGTCCACGTCATTTATAGGAATGCCAGCGGAGACGTTTACGACGGGAATTAATTACGTTATACTTGTGATCGCTATAGGTTTGAGCTTTCTCATAGGAATATTCACAGTCGTCCCCATCATGCACACTCTGCAGGTGACCAGCATGTACGAGGTGAGTAGCCATCGTGACGTTCTGTAGGCATAGTAGGTGTTTGTGGAAGGTGTGGGATAGGGTGCTCTGTCCAGGTACATCAGGTGTCAAGGTGGATAGTCTATGTCTTTTAACAATAACTCCACTAAGTGCTGAGTGCATATGTCACGCACCTGTAGATCCTAACAGAGAGCTACTGCTTTCATCAAAAACTTGACAAAGAGAACATGTGTGCCTCTTTGTTTGCAAGCTGCTGCGCGACCTGTGGTAGAAGTTGAGTTACAGCGTTTGGAAGAATCCATTTAATGTTGTACTGACCGGGTTTGATTTCACGCTCACAGAACTGACAACTTTTCTCACCAAACTAGCACAAAAGGGTCAGTGTGTGCCGAATAGAACCTTCTTCATTATCATGCTCATTGTTCACTATCCAGAAATGTCAATGCAGTCATTATAGTATATACAGGTGCATGGACTGCGAGCTTGTGGTTACAGGATCAGTCCACCTGTCACcgagtgtaaaaaccttggagtcagctcTCTGTGCAAACTCTTTCAAAGTTGTCATTGCCCTtacagtacagtacacaaccttgtGCTCTGaaaacccacgaatccgttggtaaatgGCCttgttgcgggtacagcaacgtgcagtaaacctgGACAAAGTACTCGACTATGTGTCCCTGTCCACCCAACTCTGAATGGTGTACCtggtaaggatgggaaagccacattaactgtttgcgcctagtggctgcaagagttgtatgttccATAGGGAGTTGAGTGGTCGAAGGCAAATAAATACATTGTAGCCTCCTAAATGCCTCTTCCATGTCTGCTACGTGATCAGATCAAGTGGAATTTACACCAATATATGCGACACAATCGATGGTTTAGCATCCAGATACAGCTGTGCAGGGAGCGGTATATATTAAGCGCATAGTCTAATCATACCGAAACGTGAGTGTcgttaacctattcagacaatgacctacgtGTCAGCCGATCCGAACACAAACACTCTGGTTACACAGAATTCAAActtcttgtttcataagaaaatggcacaaaaacaaaagcagGATAGCACACCACTGAAATAAACCGTTAAGTAAACATAGTAGGATATTTCATGACTTCGAGCATATATTTCATACGAATCTATACCTTTGAAACATATGCTTATTGTGTATTTTCATATGCACAAACACCGCGTTCATGTATGCCCTGACCGGATTGTCAGGGATTTCCAAACGGTGTCTGCACAGGACGTCGACCTTTGGGTAAAATGTCACGGTTCAGGTAAGAAAAACAGTCGACATCCTGTCCACTTGAGgacgtgttttttttaaatttcgtAAGGAGAAAACGAGTCACACTGAGACAACGGTGTTGAATGTCAGTCTACGTCACCCTAGAAAGCACAGACAACAGAAAAAATAATGGAAACAACTCCCTTTCCATTCTGCTTGGGGGAAGATAACTGCAGAGGCATTCCGCGCAGCTCTTTTAGTCCATCTGTGGACGACCAAGTTACCGACGATCTCAAAACAACACCTTCTAGCGGATTAGCGTGACTCTAACAACACCTTTGAGATCAAAGTTAGCCGCAGGTCAACTTCGTGTCCATatcaaaatttcaaaaggtCGACTTCGTGTGAATAAACCTTTCTACATATAAATTTACAAAACAGATACCCCGGTAAATAAATGATCATACACTATTTCCAATGCATTCCTTTGAATTTCAATGGGAACTGAAATTTCCGATTTCTTTCTAAGTTTACTAGGGTGAATTTACATGACTGTGAATTTACTCAGGTGGGGAAACACAGGTAACGTTTACACAACTTGGATGTTTATGTATCAAACTGGATTTtaggggtatgcacattaacgGTTCACTCATGTTCATGTTACCTGTGCTCAAACAAGATAATCTCATTATTCTTATCACCAAAAGAGCCCGACAAAGACAGCACCATTACGCAAGCTAACGCCCTATTTAGCTGCACTCGCTCTTGCTACCAGTATCAGTTACGTCTTGTCTGTGATGTTGGCAAATCTTGTGACGGACATGTTTCAGTGGTGAACAAAGGGAGATGCTCTCCTCCTTTGTCCTCGTAAGTCTCAAAAGAATCGCTGTCACAAAAGACTCGCATTTTAGCTCTCTTGGAGCACAGCCAAATAAACCACACGGATCAACTCCTAGTATTCTTAAGTCTGCTCAGCTCGCGCATCACTATTGTAACACATTTTTGACAGTACATAATTGGAATATTATTTCACTGCATGTGTGCTTCCTTAATAGTCTCACAGTGCCTGTGCCATGTTAGTTTTCCATTCGCTCAGCCTTTGCTATGATAACGCCATACTTAAACTTTAAAGATGTCACTGTGATGTCGCATTGCTGTTAATTCCCCTGCTGGAGAAGTCATTCTCACACGATATATATTCCTTTGCTTGGAAAAGGCCTATGGTTGTTACGCCCTAGTGTTGCTAAACACCAGGTAGGCCTGCGGTCTGACACAGACCTGACAGTTCAGATCTGACAGGGGCTGAAAATATCGCTCCGACGTGAATACAATATCTCAGTCAGTGGAGTGCCTTCTACAACATTGGTAGTAATTGTATCGTTGTCATTCTATTTCTACGAAGCTCAACCCGTTTAGAGTACAATGAGTAAGTTACAGAATTTTAGGGAGTATTCTTAAGACTTTTCTAATTGGACCAGGATTCTCCGAACTTGtatggcggtggggtagcctagtggttaaagcgttcgctcgtcacgccggagacccgggttcgattccccacatgggtacaatgtgtgaagcgcattttctggtgtcccccgccgtgatattgctggaatattgctaaaagcggcgtaaaactgaaactcactcactcgaacttGTAACAGTCGTTTGAGAAGATCAAAGGAGAACGGTGTAGTTCGCTATGTATCTCACGGACGTATATGGAGAACATTCGAAGAACTTTATAAATCCAGTAATAGAAATAGCGGTTATGCTTAAATTGTAGCCTAAGTCTGATAGCCAGAGAGATTATTGTGAGATTATCGCAGTGCGTATCATCATAAACGCGCCAAGGTGAAAGTTTCATTCATCCCCACATCATATCCCTTGGTTTCACgctacatatacagtatggttcaaaattattgagaatagctaaatcatttcatattattaaacgagaacaaatcagataaatttgaatgtattgtgaaattgaactgaccttttcatgttgtgtaggtaacaatttaatattttatcaagtctccttgagcttcacggcacagtctaagacgagtaggcatacttcctatcagagaggttagtgtctcgtgagttatgctgtcccagtatcggaccacttctctcttcatgtcttcaatttttgtcaaccccttttgattcacacattccttcatcatcccccaaatgttctcaatgggatttaagtcaggactatatgcaggaaatggtaatgcagtcacatttttctcctgaaaccactgcttggcatgttttgcggtgtgtttaggatcattatcttgctgcaaaatccagtcatttccataaaacacatgtgcacttggaaggagaaaattatctaatatgttagtgtagcgttgacttgtcagatttccctcaaacacacacagcggggtcgttcctaataaggatatccctccccatacatgaaactttgggctgtatttaggtcgtcgatacaacggtgctgacgcagactttgtccatattttcacattattggaatatacccatattgagctttcatcagtaaaaatcacattttcccagtccaagttttcatgtgccaaacaccactcaacacgcctgtctttatgttcttgtttcatgagaggagaaggaattccagtctttttctcccatccaagatcaatcaaatttcttctaactgtagattttgatacaactgttgatcccctttctatcatttcatacctgatgttggagatgcttgccctttgctttttagacgctaaaattcccagccggacgcgatctgagaagtccaattttctgggtctccctgctcctttctggtgcccaaaatcctttccctctttaaaattcttcctaatcctatacacagtagaaagaggagttcctgttctctctgccaatgtatttacatcatcaattccttgattacacaactcaaaaatcaaccttcttttatcttcagcagacattgttgacagtgctgaggaaaatgacgtctgctacaaattcaggggaggtaactctaattgtactatactcagtaggccaagatgagttacctcccttatactattacttagttttaagtatcagtgaatcagttgaggtgttaggatagctcaaagtaagaagaaaaattctcaataattatgaaccagactatatgtgtTCAGATTATTGAGAAAACTAGTGACGCAAGTTCTCCTCCATCATACCAGATACCACATGTTGTCCATGTGCCAGACCGAATTTCATTACCAATTTGCTGAACAGATTTGGTTATGATATCTGGTTAGCTTGATATCTGAGGTGTCCAGAAATGGTCGATGGACCTTCAGATCACTTTGCCAAATGAGATTTTGGTGGCCATCTTTAAATATGGCCGCCAGTTTTCTCTTCAAATATAGGGGGTTAGGGAATCCGCCACAACTCTACACAGGATTGAGCAATTGATGTGCAAATGGGCTCAAAATGTTCCTAATAAAACTCCGCATCTCCTGATACATGATTTGTGTTGTTTAATTAAAATTGCCTGCTTCAGATTTGCAAAATACTTTGAAAGAAGTGATATCTTTTCCTTTTTTCACGATTTTCCTTCATATGTTCAGTCCCAAAGGCATAAAAGGATCCAGGATGGGCAAAATACGACTTGGGTAGGTTAGAGGGGTGTCCTAGGCATCCACAACAACTGTTACAGTGACTGTAATTCACATTTATTTGATCCACTAATCCGTTTTTCAAACATAAGCCTTTTTCAGCAAATTTGGAAAATGGTGCAATATTTTGCTATACCGTTACAAGTCAAGCGTGCAAATACACTTTAactacactgaaaataacaggAAATGAAGATTCTAAAACTTAAATTCAACTCATTGTGCCGTGCTCCGGCAAAACCAGCCGCAAGTtgcaaaacattattttaattACCTTTCCTATGAATAGCTGATAATAGACATCGTTGCACTCCAGTGACGCAACAATGGTTACCGTACGTATTAAACTGATCAGGAGATCAAGACCCTTGTCACTGAAGCTACTTGTGCTTGGTTTTGCTGAAGCGGGCCACATTTTAAGTCGTTCAGTATTCAGTTTTGCCAAAAAGATGTCTTTATCTATGTTTGGTTTTACTTAAGTTGACACACAGTTTGCGATTGACTGATCAACAATGTATTAACACGTTAAACCAGTATCATGCAACAGGGTTACATACATGTAATAAGAACTTGTGGCTCTCATTAGGGCATTACAAATTCCCTTCAGACCCATTTTCAACATTCTTCCCCACTGTCGCTGTCATCCATAGGCTGACTGTTCGACTGGTCCCCATTCTCTTCTTCCATGTTGGCACAGTTTATCAATTTGCATGCTGGAGTGCAACGGAATCCATATGCCACGCATGGACAGCTTTCATCGCAACGAAGTGGACATTGCCAAGACATCAGCTCGAGGACAATCTCTGGAGCTGGAGCTCCTGTGAGCCAGCAAATTCCAAGTTTTCCTTCCGTCATACTCCATCCGTGACTATCAGCAGGACAGGGTAGCAAGGGTGAATTCTCCAGACTGCTTCTCCAGATCGCTGCTTGGCAATTAGCACGATTTGTATGCTGCCTTAATGCATCTTCACATGGAGACAGCAGTCCTTATGAAATATCCCCTTTCCTTGCCTGGAACATTTCGTACCTCAGTGTATTGATCTCCTTGACCTTCGTACTTAGACAATGCATGCTGCACGTGAATGCCTGTATTATTTGAAACATATCCTCTGTGACTTCCCATTGCTGACCAAAGGTTGTGAACATTTCTCAGAGCATTGACCTTGCCTTGTCCAGAAAATGAGCTGATTGAGTCGCACCCAGTAAATGAATGGACACCAATCAATGCATTGCACACATCCGTTCCAAGAACTGTCCCCAGCCGGGATATGTCTATAAGTCTCACTGCATTTTTCTTGCCCTTTCTCAATAGTACACGGGTGCCTATTTGAGAGTGAAGGGAGAGCAAGATCATGAACACATCAGTGTCTTCCGATATCACTAGACCCTTATGGTAGTCTGCCGCAGCATGTTTCACATGGATCATCATCCGTGTGTCCGCTTCTTCTTGCGTGGACCATAGTTGGACCATCTCCACCACGGCATCCTTTGATATCCGGAAACCTCTTTCACCTGAAGTTACCATGAGTACCACGTTACCAAGCATTTGTCTCCTAAGCTGCTTCTTGCAACTCTCGGCTATGAACACCATGAGTTTGGCCTTGCTTTCTGTGCTCGACAGGATCCCCTTGcaaattgttttcattcaaAAAGTGGAAAGCCCTCTATGAATCATACTGACCACAGTATTCTTTGATAACAAAGCATACCATGTACAGTAAACAAGTTATTCTTTACATCATAACCTTCAGTGATGATTGTTTTTCCATCCACATGTATGTGGCCATCCACATGACCATGtgtaaatcatcactgaaacGTAGCtgttcatttttcatttgtttatcatttatttcagaaaaaaacccacaccaAATACTCCATTTCTGGTATTGTATCAATGCAGTAAACATGTGTAGGCTATGTCCAAACATACCTGTACATGAGGAAACCACATTTCAATTAAAAAGTGGTTATTCTGTCTGAATTAATGGTAGACTACTCTGTGTTCTTGTGGTTTCAGAAGAACCCTGAAAACATAACATTGTTTGGAATCTATTGAAATCACTAAACGTCAAACGATAACCCTTCAAGTCTCATAATATAAGAAATGAAAGTTGGGAAAACCCTCAATACCACCTATACCAGCGACACCACCCCACACTTGGCCAAACCCAACCCACATCCGCTCCCTctcacacacaggcacacacacactactCAACGTACATGTCGCTCTGGTCCACAGACCCGATATCTGAACCTTTAAACAGACATCATATGTATGTGCTCAGTCATGGGTATCACTTCATCATGTGTTTCTAAATTAATATCAGTACATACTGACGTGGTCGGACGCGCTAACGAACCCCGTGAGACACTTATGTTACAGAACCTTTGCAATACATGTTAAGGTAGTGTCAGTCTTGTAACACCATGTCTACCCA encodes:
- the LOC137266300 gene encoding sodium-coupled monocarboxylate transporter 2-like, yielding MAASPTLAIVDYVVIAATLAVPLGMGVYLAVKRRKINTKEEYLLGGRKLHVLPVALSLFVTFMSSTSFIGMPAETFTTGINYVILVIAIGLSFLIGIFTVVPIMHTLQVTSMYECNGIHMPRMDSFHRNEVDIAKTSARGQSLELELL